The window GATCAAAGTTGCGTCGACCTCATCCATATCAAACATGTCACCGGTGAAATTCCACAAAGCGTCAATGGCCTGTTCCATTCGCTGATGACTTTCTTTTGTACCGTCACCGAGGCGAACCATCCATTCTGTACTGTGACGAAGATGGTAGGTTACCTCTTTCAGGGATTTGTCGGCAAGCGAAGACAGAGTTGAGTCGTTACTTTTCTTTAATTCTGAATAGTAGAAATAGTAAAATGAACTCAGCAAAAACTGACGAAGGATTGTTTGTCCAAAATCTCCATTGGGTTGCTCCGCAAGAAGAAAATTATAATACTCCCTTTCATCACGAAGGAACGCGTAATCATCTTCAGATTTTCCAGCACCTTCAATTTTGCCGGCATAGGTATAAAAAGCG of the Bacteroidota bacterium genome contains:
- the paaC gene encoding phenylacetate-CoA oxygenase subunit PaaC, with protein sequence MNANHKNPLLTYCLRLGDTSLVLGQRLGEWCGHGPIIEEDIALTNISLDLIGQARAFYTYAGKIEGAGKSEDDYAFLRDEREYYNFLLAEQPNGDFGQTILRQFLLSSFYYFYYSELKKSNDSTLSSLADKSLKEVTYHLRHSTEWMVRLGDGTKESHQRMEQAIDALWNFTGDMFDMDEVDATLIKQGIAVNTDLIRQPWEKKVREVFQSATLKVPDNVFMIRGSREGRHTEHLGHLLSEMQALPRAFPGAEW